Proteins encoded within one genomic window of Stigmatella aurantiaca:
- a CDS encoding DUF4388 domain-containing protein: MPPRPKATPRISGEAVALDLERPLAAGLSPLRPLSAHFHAPEGMILLREPPDLIGYFAGNLGSLFMEDVFSHVLSGIRSGQLVIQQGALRRTVSFRDGQVVFATSTERYERLGAVIVQLGLITSEQLLHAVSLVTPSRRLGQVLVTEGMVSESNLYNAMTFLVREVVLNLFEMMEGNFLFLETQPPVSDVVKLPERTRDLVIQGIKRGEATNRMRRLYPEDTRVVAGPRAAPPGEEALFARARQGVTLKELRPAYEGSIHAFLSWVEERLGTGELVIEPLPEAAAAAGSFDWGPSPETLGPEDRYNLLLSLVYRALQEVGRDVNMLSSFLDSPPAGLEDAYAGVTLDEEGRVDVALIRNNVASGDEALSRALTLEALDAFVSYALFTAQNALPPDIAGQLSLTYRALQEGLT, translated from the coding sequence GTGCCTCCACGACCCAAGGCCACTCCTCGTATCTCCGGTGAAGCGGTTGCTCTGGATCTCGAGCGGCCGCTCGCCGCGGGCTTGTCCCCGCTGCGCCCCTTGTCGGCGCACTTCCATGCGCCGGAGGGGATGATCCTCCTCCGGGAGCCGCCGGATCTCATCGGCTACTTCGCCGGGAATCTGGGCTCGCTGTTCATGGAGGACGTGTTCTCCCACGTCCTGTCCGGCATCCGCAGCGGCCAGCTCGTCATCCAGCAGGGCGCGCTGCGCCGCACGGTGTCGTTCCGGGACGGGCAGGTCGTCTTCGCCACGTCCACCGAGCGCTACGAGCGCCTGGGGGCCGTCATCGTCCAGCTGGGGCTCATCACCTCCGAGCAGCTCCTGCACGCCGTCAGCCTGGTGACGCCCTCGCGGCGGCTGGGCCAGGTGCTCGTCACCGAGGGGATGGTCTCCGAGTCGAACCTCTACAACGCCATGACGTTCCTGGTGCGCGAGGTGGTGCTCAACCTCTTCGAGATGATGGAGGGCAACTTCCTCTTCCTGGAGACGCAGCCGCCCGTCTCGGACGTCGTGAAGCTGCCCGAGCGCACGAGGGATCTCGTCATCCAGGGCATCAAGCGGGGTGAGGCCACCAACCGCATGCGCCGCCTGTACCCGGAGGACACCCGGGTGGTGGCAGGCCCCCGGGCCGCTCCCCCGGGAGAAGAGGCGCTGTTCGCCCGGGCCCGCCAGGGCGTCACGCTGAAGGAGCTTCGCCCCGCGTACGAAGGCAGCATCCATGCCTTCCTGAGCTGGGTGGAGGAGCGGCTGGGCACCGGGGAGCTGGTGATTGAGCCCTTGCCGGAGGCCGCCGCTGCGGCGGGCTCCTTCGATTGGGGCCCCTCCCCAGAGACGCTCGGTCCCGAGGACCGCTACAACCTGCTGCTCTCGCTGGTCTACCGCGCGCTCCAGGAGGTGGGGCGCGATGTGAACATGCTCAGCAGCTTCCTCGATTCGCCTCCCGCCGGGCTGGAAGATGCCTATGCGGGGGTGACGCTGGACGAGGAGGGGCGGGTGGACGTGGCGCTCATCCGCAACAACGTGGCCTCCGGAGACGAGGCGCTCTCGCGCGCGCTGACGCTGGAGGCGCTCGATGCGTTCGTCTCCTATGCGCTCTTCACCGCGCAGAACGCGCTGCCGCCCGACATCGCGGGCCAGCTCTCCCTCACCTACCGGGCCCTCCAGGAGGGATTGACGTGA
- the pyrF gene encoding orotidine-5'-phosphate decarboxylase: MDGSAARERLALAVDMPLAQGLALYSSVAPFMGYAKVGLSLFVEHGPAAVTAFQKLGGRVFLDLKLHDIPNTVELAAARAGALGVALLTVHAAGGEAMVKAAVKGAREGAQRQGHPPPRVLAVTVLTSLSAADVTDIGFSSAPEAAAQRLAQLAVRAGADGLVCSPREAEGLRRLLGPSPFLCTPGIRPAGAERGDQARAETPAFAVRAGADLLVVGRPVHTAPDPVAAARALALEVSSG; the protein is encoded by the coding sequence ATGGACGGTTCCGCCGCCCGCGAGCGGCTAGCGCTCGCCGTGGACATGCCCTTGGCGCAGGGGCTCGCCCTCTATTCGAGCGTGGCGCCCTTCATGGGCTACGCCAAGGTGGGGCTCTCGCTGTTCGTCGAGCACGGGCCAGCGGCGGTGACCGCCTTCCAGAAACTGGGCGGCCGGGTGTTCCTCGACCTGAAGCTGCACGACATTCCCAACACCGTGGAGCTGGCGGCCGCGCGCGCCGGGGCCCTGGGGGTGGCGTTGCTCACGGTTCACGCCGCGGGCGGCGAGGCGATGGTGAAGGCCGCCGTGAAGGGGGCGCGCGAGGGGGCTCAGCGCCAGGGCCACCCCCCGCCCCGGGTGCTCGCGGTGACGGTGCTGACCTCCCTGTCCGCCGCGGATGTGACGGACATCGGCTTCTCCAGCGCCCCCGAGGCAGCGGCCCAGCGGCTGGCGCAGCTGGCGGTCCGCGCCGGGGCGGACGGGCTCGTGTGCTCACCCCGGGAAGCCGAGGGGCTTCGCCGCTTGCTTGGCCCCTCGCCCTTTCTCTGCACTCCGGGCATCCGTCCTGCGGGCGCGGAGCGGGGAGACCAGGCCCGTGCGGAGACGCCGGCCTTCGCGGTGCGCGCGGGGGCGGACCTGCTCGTCGTGGGCCGGCCGGTCCACACCGCCCCGGATCCGGTGGCCGCCGCGCGTGCCCTCGCCCTGGAAGTTTCATCCGGCTGA
- a CDS encoding tetratricopeptide repeat protein, producing the protein MSLTDSERAHIQKALQTQRDALAALRFTGSPTEVGNGLIQLAELHGMLEDHAGSRQSYEEALGFFKTAGNKAGQAQALYGLGIVRANFEDHPGAIERLAQAAALYNELKDQEGEALCRACVGESLRALGHTDGAEEKYQEALILFRQHRNTQRVAALLLDIGDIRMEAGDYKRARERFLEALSLLEKGEDPEPLALCQLLLGESEGLLGNHEAARPHLLQAVSLYGQLHEHAFEARARWDLALACYHQQDWPAARAQLEAVLPLYEEQGRADEAAKVRNVLAHFTARGV; encoded by the coding sequence ATGAGCCTGACGGACAGCGAACGCGCCCACATTCAGAAAGCCCTCCAGACGCAGCGCGACGCGCTCGCGGCCCTGCGCTTCACCGGCAGCCCCACGGAGGTCGGCAACGGGCTGATCCAGCTTGCCGAGCTTCACGGCATGCTCGAGGACCATGCCGGCAGCCGCCAGAGCTACGAAGAGGCGCTCGGCTTCTTCAAGACCGCGGGCAACAAGGCGGGCCAGGCCCAGGCGCTCTATGGGCTGGGCATCGTGCGGGCGAACTTCGAGGACCACCCGGGCGCCATCGAGCGCCTGGCGCAGGCGGCGGCCCTCTACAACGAGCTGAAGGACCAGGAGGGCGAGGCGCTCTGCCGGGCCTGCGTCGGTGAGTCCCTGCGCGCGCTCGGGCACACGGACGGCGCCGAGGAGAAGTACCAGGAGGCGCTGATCCTCTTCCGCCAGCACCGGAACACCCAGCGCGTGGCCGCGCTGCTGCTGGACATCGGCGACATCCGCATGGAGGCCGGGGACTACAAGCGGGCCCGGGAGCGCTTCCTGGAGGCCCTCTCGCTGCTGGAGAAGGGCGAGGACCCCGAGCCGCTGGCGCTCTGCCAGCTGCTGCTCGGTGAGTCGGAGGGGCTGCTCGGCAACCACGAGGCGGCGCGCCCTCACCTGCTCCAGGCGGTGTCGCTGTACGGACAGCTGCACGAGCACGCCTTCGAAGCCCGGGCGCGGTGGGACCTGGCCCTGGCGTGCTACCACCAGCAGGACTGGCCGGCGGCGCGGGCCCAGCTCGAGGCGGTGCTGCCCCTCTACGAGGAGCAGGGCCGCGCGGACGAGGCCGCCAAGGTGCGCAACGTGCTGGCGCACTTCACCGCGCGCGGGGTGTGA
- a CDS encoding helix-turn-helix domain-containing protein, with the protein MNENALNANVGLKLRGLRLARNIKQTDAAKDLGVSPAYLNLIEKGKRVMPFPLLWKALRYFDQDPEQFMSTLGEGRVDEALAKLLDEPLLKSLDIDSESLQSLSAEPKLAGTVAALFNLYKNTRTQLENVLTQLSAEERTRAQTGQTGGTGPGLRFDYSPFDEVSDFLESHRNYFPELEEQAEAMRRDFQLERLLTSAQLIRLLEERFGFRVQFEHAPSGSSVVRRLDLEEQTLTLSPDLTEQPLKFQVATSLGLLLMDREKLVERIVGHGRTRHAETQRLIKVNLSNYFAGALMLPYGDFFKEVERTRYDVELLSNIFGTTYETVAHRFCNLSDPKRTGIPFHFLRADIAGNISKRYSGTGLKFATGGGSCGKWAVHLAFLNPGQLTRQYSMMPDGATYFCFAKVQLQPIEGSIVKGTAYSIGLGTHAENAKYLAYGLPTNDLRKDAVASGITCRFCERTDCNQRSAASYRFAFAFDEYTKKDCFFSPLLVHEGGKGERGEPLDKAPRRRNKDGEG; encoded by the coding sequence ATGAACGAGAACGCACTCAACGCGAACGTGGGCCTCAAACTGCGGGGCTTGCGGCTCGCACGGAACATCAAGCAGACGGATGCCGCGAAGGACCTGGGGGTCTCCCCCGCGTACCTGAACCTCATCGAGAAGGGCAAGCGGGTGATGCCCTTCCCGCTGCTGTGGAAGGCGCTGCGCTACTTCGATCAGGACCCCGAGCAGTTCATGTCCACGCTGGGCGAAGGCCGCGTGGACGAGGCCCTGGCGAAGCTCCTGGACGAGCCGCTCCTGAAGAGCCTGGACATCGACTCCGAGTCCCTCCAGAGCCTGTCGGCGGAGCCGAAGCTCGCGGGCACCGTGGCCGCCCTCTTCAACCTCTACAAGAACACGCGCACCCAGCTGGAGAACGTGCTGACGCAGCTGTCCGCCGAGGAGCGGACGCGCGCCCAGACGGGACAGACTGGCGGCACCGGCCCCGGGCTGCGCTTCGACTACTCGCCCTTCGACGAGGTGAGCGACTTCCTGGAGTCCCACCGCAACTACTTCCCGGAGCTGGAGGAGCAGGCGGAGGCGATGCGCCGGGACTTCCAGCTGGAGCGGCTGCTCACCAGCGCCCAGCTCATCCGCTTGCTGGAGGAGCGCTTCGGGTTCCGGGTGCAGTTCGAGCATGCGCCCAGCGGCTCGTCCGTGGTGCGCCGGTTGGACCTGGAGGAGCAGACGCTCACGCTCTCGCCGGACCTCACCGAGCAGCCGCTGAAGTTCCAGGTGGCCACCAGCCTCGGCCTGCTGCTGATGGACCGGGAGAAGCTGGTGGAGCGCATCGTGGGGCATGGCCGCACCCGCCACGCCGAGACGCAGCGGCTCATCAAGGTGAACCTGTCCAACTACTTCGCCGGCGCGCTGATGCTCCCTTACGGGGACTTCTTCAAGGAAGTGGAGCGCACGCGCTACGACGTGGAGCTCTTGTCCAACATCTTCGGCACCACCTACGAGACGGTGGCCCACCGCTTCTGCAACCTCTCGGACCCGAAGCGCACGGGCATCCCCTTCCACTTCCTGCGCGCGGACATCGCCGGCAACATCTCCAAGCGCTACAGCGGCACGGGGCTCAAGTTCGCCACGGGCGGCGGCTCGTGCGGCAAGTGGGCCGTGCACCTGGCCTTCCTCAACCCCGGCCAGCTCACGCGCCAGTATTCGATGATGCCGGACGGGGCCACCTACTTCTGCTTCGCCAAGGTGCAGCTCCAGCCCATCGAGGGCTCCATCGTCAAGGGCACCGCCTACTCCATTGGCCTGGGCACCCACGCGGAGAACGCCAAGTACCTGGCCTATGGGCTGCCGACCAACGACTTGCGCAAGGACGCGGTGGCCAGCGGCATCACCTGCCGCTTCTGCGAGCGGACCGATTGCAACCAGCGCTCCGCGGCCAGCTACCGCTTCGCCTTCGCTTTTGACGAATACACCAAGAAGGACTGCTTCTTCTCGCCCCTGCTCGTCCACGAGGGCGGCAAGGGCGAGCGGGGAGAGCCCCTGGACAAGGCGCCGCGGCGCCGGAACAAGGACGGCGAGGGCTGA
- a CDS encoding sulfite exporter TauE/SafE family protein, with amino-acid sequence MTVLLLIAAGMVAGLAGSLLGVGGGVVLVPLLVLGFKLPVEEAVPASLMCVVAGSCAAAASYVDKRLSDIRLGLTLELATVMGAIIGGLVAVYIAPAMVAVVFGLFALYVGLQILLVRSPKGEAVQERYTPENYPLGVSGSFVAGGLSALLGVGGGPLKVPLMSYGMGVPFKVASATSSLMIGVTGAASVASYAWRGHLKLALVSPLIVGVLAGAHCGSRLMPYVSTTVLKRLFAGLLLVVAVQMLWKGGAGLWPSILK; translated from the coding sequence ATGACGGTTCTACTGCTCATTGCCGCGGGGATGGTTGCGGGTCTGGCGGGCTCACTGCTCGGGGTGGGCGGCGGGGTGGTGCTGGTGCCGCTGCTGGTGCTGGGCTTCAAGCTGCCGGTGGAAGAGGCGGTGCCGGCGAGCCTCATGTGTGTGGTGGCCGGCTCGTGTGCGGCAGCGGCCAGCTACGTGGACAAGCGCCTGAGTGACATCCGCCTGGGGTTGACCCTGGAGCTGGCCACGGTGATGGGCGCCATCATCGGCGGGCTGGTGGCGGTCTACATCGCCCCGGCGATGGTGGCGGTGGTGTTTGGCCTGTTCGCCCTCTACGTCGGCCTTCAGATTCTGCTGGTGCGCTCCCCGAAGGGGGAGGCGGTGCAGGAGCGCTACACGCCGGAGAACTACCCCCTGGGCGTCTCGGGCTCGTTCGTGGCGGGCGGGTTGTCAGCCCTGCTGGGCGTGGGTGGGGGGCCGCTCAAGGTGCCGCTGATGAGCTATGGCATGGGCGTGCCCTTCAAGGTGGCCAGCGCCACCAGCAGCCTGATGATTGGCGTGACGGGGGCCGCGAGCGTGGCCTCCTACGCCTGGCGCGGGCACCTCAAGCTGGCGCTCGTGTCTCCCTTGATTGTCGGCGTGCTGGCGGGCGCCCATTGCGGCAGCCGGCTGATGCCATACGTCTCCACCACGGTGCTCAAGAGGCTGTTCGCGGGGCTGCTGCTGGTGGTGGCGGTGCAGATGTTGTGGAAGGGAGGCGCGGGATTGTGGCCGAGCATCTTGAAGTGA
- a CDS encoding leucyl aminopeptidase yields MNFSFASGDAVRAGGALLVIPLFDGDLGDTPPSALASAEKALEGKLRAAAAQEGFKAKADQSVSIHTLGRLAADRVLLLGLGSRAKFTPEVLRLAAGRAAKAAQKLKLADLTFTLPGTEQPEEAVRAIVEGLLLGAYRFDHYKSSAKEEKPSPRATTVRLVLPEGVQKSPALEQALELGRRVAEATNWARDLVNEPPNVVNPERLAQAAQEAAKESGLKATIGGQRDIERLDMGMFLAVARGSINEPRLIHVVYTPKNPKDAKRAPLALVGKAITFDSGGLSLKPSDSMIDMKTDMAGSAAVLGAMKVIGALKPPFPVHAFIGACENMPSGNAYRPGDILTSRLGKTVEITNTDAEGRLVLGDILTWACEHKPSAVIDLATLTGACVVALGNYIVGAFGEHDATVAAVLEAARAAGEEFWRMPVTDLQKDALRSEVADMKNSGERWGGAINAALFLREFVGATPWVHLDIAGPSQSPKERGYFNKGATGVGVRSLVEYVRQRTAEVAAHPEEEAAAPVKPAKGAKPAKGKAPRA; encoded by the coding sequence ATGAACTTCAGCTTCGCCTCCGGCGACGCCGTGCGGGCCGGCGGTGCCCTGCTCGTCATCCCCCTGTTCGACGGCGACCTTGGAGACACCCCGCCCTCCGCGCTGGCCTCCGCCGAGAAGGCCCTGGAAGGCAAGCTGAGAGCCGCCGCCGCCCAGGAAGGCTTCAAGGCCAAGGCGGATCAAAGCGTGTCCATTCACACGCTGGGCCGGCTCGCCGCCGATCGCGTGCTGCTGCTGGGCCTGGGCTCGCGCGCGAAGTTCACCCCCGAGGTGCTGCGCCTGGCCGCGGGCCGCGCCGCCAAGGCCGCCCAGAAGCTCAAGCTGGCCGACCTCACCTTCACCCTGCCCGGCACCGAACAGCCCGAGGAGGCCGTGCGGGCCATCGTCGAGGGGCTGCTGCTCGGCGCCTACCGGTTCGACCACTACAAGAGCAGCGCCAAGGAGGAGAAGCCCTCGCCCCGGGCCACCACCGTGCGGCTCGTGCTGCCGGAGGGGGTGCAGAAGTCCCCCGCGCTGGAGCAGGCGCTGGAGCTGGGTCGGCGCGTGGCCGAGGCCACCAACTGGGCGAGGGACCTGGTCAACGAGCCGCCCAACGTGGTGAACCCCGAGCGCCTCGCGCAGGCCGCCCAGGAGGCCGCCAAGGAGTCCGGCCTCAAGGCCACCATCGGGGGCCAGCGCGACATCGAGCGCCTGGACATGGGCATGTTCCTGGCCGTGGCCCGGGGCAGCATCAACGAGCCCCGGCTCATCCACGTGGTTTACACGCCGAAGAACCCCAAGGACGCCAAGCGGGCGCCCCTGGCGCTCGTGGGCAAGGCCATCACGTTCGACTCCGGAGGCCTGTCGCTCAAGCCCTCGGACTCGATGATCGACATGAAGACGGACATGGCCGGCTCGGCGGCGGTGCTGGGCGCCATGAAGGTGATTGGCGCGCTCAAGCCCCCCTTCCCCGTGCACGCCTTCATCGGCGCGTGCGAGAACATGCCCTCGGGCAACGCGTACCGTCCGGGCGACATCCTCACCTCGCGCCTGGGCAAGACGGTGGAGATCACCAACACGGACGCCGAGGGGCGGCTCGTGCTGGGCGACATCCTCACCTGGGCCTGCGAGCACAAGCCCTCGGCGGTCATCGATCTGGCCACGCTGACGGGCGCCTGCGTGGTGGCCCTGGGCAACTACATCGTGGGCGCGTTCGGTGAGCACGACGCCACGGTGGCCGCGGTGCTGGAGGCGGCGCGCGCGGCGGGCGAGGAGTTCTGGCGGATGCCCGTCACGGATCTCCAGAAGGACGCGCTGCGCTCCGAGGTGGCGGACATGAAGAACTCGGGCGAGCGCTGGGGCGGCGCCATCAACGCGGCCCTGTTCCTGCGCGAGTTCGTGGGCGCCACGCCGTGGGTGCACCTGGACATCGCCGGCCCGTCGCAGAGCCCCAAGGAGCGCGGCTACTTCAACAAGGGCGCCACGGGCGTGGGTGTGCGCTCGCTGGTGGAGTACGTGCGGCAGCGCACCGCCGAGGTGGCCGCCCACCCGGAGGAAGAAGCCGCCGCGCCAGTCAAGCCCGCCAAGGGCGCCAAGCCCGCCAAGGGCAAGGCCCCGCGCGCCTGA
- a CDS encoding DsbA family protein, whose product MSQRPFRLVLSALIAASVLSGCNKQTSPATSAPTASAGQCEPASDAVVATYKLDGAEQKVTYGELTSRIGPPMADLEKRKQDLIKRGLDGYIIEKLVQSEAKKRGLENEDALIKAEVESKVATPSDAEIQKIYDQAKAGGQLPPEVTLEQVKPEIVKMLSEQAKREHAQALFTQLKDKAEVQINLPEKRAEVAATGPSKGPDNAPITIVEFSDFQCPFCSKANQNVDEVLKAYEGKVKLVFRHFPLSFHAEAPKAAEASACAQDQNKFWEFHDKLFASQQNLKVEDLKKYATELGLDSARFNECLDSNKKAELVKKDMADGEKVGVTGTPAFFINGIALSGAVPASEFKTIIDAELKKKK is encoded by the coding sequence ATGTCCCAGCGTCCCTTCCGTCTTGTCCTGTCCGCCCTCATTGCGGCCTCTGTCCTCTCCGGCTGCAACAAGCAGACGTCGCCGGCCACCTCTGCCCCCACGGCCTCCGCGGGCCAGTGTGAGCCCGCCTCCGACGCGGTCGTCGCGACCTACAAGTTGGACGGCGCCGAGCAGAAGGTGACGTACGGGGAGCTGACCTCGCGCATCGGTCCTCCCATGGCGGACCTCGAGAAGCGCAAGCAGGACCTCATCAAGCGCGGCCTCGATGGCTACATCATCGAGAAGCTCGTTCAGTCCGAGGCCAAGAAGCGCGGCCTGGAGAACGAGGACGCGCTCATCAAGGCCGAGGTGGAGTCGAAGGTCGCCACGCCCTCCGACGCGGAGATCCAGAAGATCTACGACCAGGCGAAGGCCGGCGGCCAGCTGCCCCCGGAAGTCACCCTGGAGCAGGTGAAGCCGGAGATCGTCAAGATGCTGAGCGAGCAGGCCAAGCGCGAGCACGCCCAGGCCCTGTTCACCCAGCTGAAGGACAAGGCCGAGGTGCAGATCAACCTGCCCGAGAAGCGCGCGGAAGTGGCCGCCACCGGCCCCTCCAAGGGCCCGGACAACGCCCCCATCACCATCGTGGAGTTCAGCGACTTCCAGTGCCCGTTCTGCAGCAAGGCCAACCAGAACGTGGACGAGGTGCTGAAGGCTTATGAGGGCAAGGTGAAGCTGGTCTTCCGCCACTTCCCGCTGAGCTTCCACGCCGAGGCGCCCAAGGCCGCCGAGGCCTCCGCCTGCGCCCAGGACCAGAACAAGTTCTGGGAGTTCCACGACAAGCTCTTCGCCAGCCAGCAGAACCTCAAGGTGGAGGACCTGAAGAAGTACGCCACCGAGCTGGGCCTGGACTCCGCCCGCTTCAACGAGTGCCTGGACTCGAACAAGAAGGCCGAGCTCGTCAAGAAGGACATGGCCGATGGCGAGAAGGTGGGGGTCACCGGCACCCCAGCCTTTTTCATCAACGGCATCGCCCTGTCGGGCGCGGTGCCGGCCTCCGAGTTCAAGACCATCATCGACGCGGAGTTGAAGAAGAAGAAGTAG